The Rhodopseudomonas palustris genome window below encodes:
- a CDS encoding pseudouridine synthase, whose protein sequence is MPRDTDKNNASARGRRDRPGAGKGASGGKGGFGGRSAGGKGPGGGKGASGGKGRSGAARGPEKKFAKRGEGTYEPRGDKPFAKKAPGGDAKRSFGGEGKRAYVKRDGAAPRRDFADRPRRDDGDAPRPRFNRDERPARSGGERPERGPRKEFGDKRSFAPREGGDKRPYTPRADRGDGARPAGRFGDKKFGDRKPYASREGGEKRPYTPREGGGEKRPYTPREGGGEKRPYAARAGGEKRSFTPRGDGEKRPYTPRAGGDKRPYAARDRGGEKRSYAPRGDGEKRPFTPREGGDKRPFKPREGGDRKFGRGAPDRGPRKEFGSRPDRGADRGESKPWQKRDGASAERGERGPRSFDKPRFDKPREDRGGDRPKFERRERSGDWHEHPRSETRSADRPRSRDAGERGFDRPRRANEDDTKIFAKRPAFGGRGAYRERPKTEPKKERRAPPAKDDTKTGDRIAKVVARAGLCSRRDAEAWVAEGRVAVNGQVIDSPALDVMPSDVITVDGKPLPERERTRLFLYHKPRGLMTTHADPEGRPTVFDNLPEDLPRLISIGRLDFNTEGLLLLTNDGGLARALELPETGWLRRYRVRAHGEVTQAQLDELRNGIEVDGVKYGEIEARLERDQGANVWLVFAIREGKNREVRNVLAHLGLEVNRLIRVSYGPFQLQEIEEGQVEEVKTRVLREQLGDKIIKLAEADFGGPSPSETRPKPRPGKPVTAAEAAPAPKKKAPTKRGAVEDRKGRKVKVERTGSGERDPSRGPARRYHGKRETPRED, encoded by the coding sequence ATGCCCCGCGACACCGACAAAAACAACGCTTCCGCGCGGGGTCGCCGCGATCGGCCCGGCGCAGGCAAGGGCGCGTCCGGCGGCAAAGGCGGCTTCGGCGGCAGAAGCGCGGGCGGCAAGGGGCCGGGCGGCGGCAAGGGTGCCTCCGGCGGGAAGGGCCGGTCCGGCGCGGCGCGCGGCCCGGAGAAGAAATTCGCCAAGCGCGGCGAGGGCACCTATGAGCCGCGCGGCGACAAGCCTTTTGCCAAAAAAGCGCCCGGCGGCGATGCCAAGCGATCGTTCGGCGGCGAGGGCAAGCGGGCTTATGTGAAGCGCGACGGCGCCGCGCCGCGCCGCGATTTCGCCGATCGGCCGCGCCGCGACGATGGCGACGCGCCGCGTCCGCGTTTCAACCGTGACGAGCGCCCCGCGCGCAGCGGCGGTGAGCGTCCCGAGCGCGGTCCGCGCAAGGAGTTCGGCGACAAGCGTTCGTTCGCGCCCCGCGAGGGCGGCGACAAGCGGCCGTATACGCCGCGCGCCGACCGCGGTGACGGCGCCCGTCCGGCAGGCCGGTTCGGCGACAAGAAATTCGGCGACCGCAAGCCTTATGCATCGCGTGAAGGCGGCGAAAAGCGCCCCTACACGCCGCGCGAGGGTGGCGGTGAAAAGCGGCCTTATACGCCACGCGAAGGCGGCGGCGAGAAGCGTCCTTACGCAGCGCGCGCCGGTGGCGAGAAGCGCTCTTTCACCCCGCGTGGGGACGGCGAGAAGCGGCCCTATACGCCGCGCGCAGGCGGCGACAAGCGGCCTTACGCGGCCCGCGATCGCGGCGGCGAGAAGCGTTCCTATGCGCCGCGCGGGGACGGCGAGAAGCGGCCCTTCACGCCGCGCGAAGGCGGCGACAAGCGCCCGTTCAAGCCGCGCGAGGGCGGCGATCGGAAATTCGGCCGCGGCGCCCCGGATCGTGGCCCGCGCAAGGAGTTCGGCAGCCGTCCGGATCGCGGCGCCGATCGCGGCGAGTCCAAGCCGTGGCAGAAGCGCGACGGCGCTTCCGCCGAGCGGGGCGAGCGCGGCCCGCGCAGCTTCGACAAGCCCCGCTTCGACAAGCCGCGCGAGGATCGCGGCGGCGATCGTCCCAAGTTCGAACGCCGCGAACGGTCGGGCGACTGGCACGAACATCCGCGCAGCGAGACCCGTTCGGCCGATCGTCCGCGCAGCCGCGACGCCGGCGAGCGCGGCTTCGACCGGCCGCGCCGCGCCAACGAGGACGACACCAAGATCTTCGCCAAGCGCCCGGCCTTCGGTGGCCGCGGCGCCTATCGCGAGCGGCCCAAGACCGAGCCGAAGAAGGAACGTCGCGCGCCGCCGGCGAAGGACGATACCAAGACCGGCGATCGCATCGCCAAGGTGGTGGCCCGCGCCGGCCTGTGCTCGCGCCGTGACGCCGAGGCCTGGGTCGCCGAGGGCCGCGTCGCGGTCAACGGCCAGGTGATCGACAGCCCGGCGCTCGACGTGATGCCGTCCGACGTCATCACCGTCGACGGCAAGCCGTTGCCGGAGCGCGAGCGGACCCGGCTGTTCCTGTATCACAAGCCGCGCGGGCTGATGACCACCCACGCCGATCCCGAAGGGCGGCCGACGGTGTTCGACAATCTGCCCGAAGACCTGCCGCGCCTGATCTCGATCGGCCGGCTCGACTTCAACACCGAGGGCCTGCTGCTGCTGACCAATGACGGCGGGCTGGCGCGGGCGCTCGAACTGCCGGAGACCGGCTGGCTGCGCCGCTACCGCGTCCGCGCCCATGGCGAAGTCACCCAGGCGCAGCTCGACGAACTGCGCAACGGCATCGAGGTCGACGGCGTCAAATACGGCGAGATCGAAGCCAGGCTCGAACGCGACCAGGGCGCCAATGTCTGGCTGGTGTTCGCGATCCGCGAAGGCAAGAATCGCGAAGTCCGCAACGTGCTGGCGCATCTCGGCCTCGAGGTGAACCGGCTGATCCGGGTCTCCTACGGCCCGTTCCAGTTGCAGGAGATCGAGGAAGGCCAGGTCGAGGAGGTCAAGACGCGGGTGCTGCGCGAGCAGCTCGGCGACAAGATCATCAAGCTCGCCGAGGCCGATTTCGGCGGCCCGTCGCCGAGCGAGACGCGGCCGAAGCCGCGCCCCGGCAAGCCCGTCACCGCTGCCGAGGCGGCGCCGGCGCCGAAGAAGAAAGCCCCGACCAAGCGCGGCGCGGTCGAGGATCGCAAGGGCCGCAAGGTCAAGGTCGAGCGCACCGGCAGCGGCGAGCGCGACCCCTCCCGTGGCCCCGCCCGCCGCTACCACGGCAAGCGCGAAACGCCCCGCGAGGACTGA
- the rsmD gene encoding 16S rRNA (guanine(966)-N(2))-methyltransferase RsmD, which yields MRVIGGRLRGRNLVAPSSQGIRPTADRLRESLFNILMHAYADPIGDARVLDLFAGTGALGIEAASRGAKFTLFVDNGAEARALLRANVEALGLGGVSKVYRRDATNLGPAHPVEPFALAFLDPPYRMGFAEKALVSLRDGGWLTPDALVIVEEAKDAGFAAPDGFVELERRAYDDTEFTMLRFGASE from the coding sequence ATGCGCGTGATCGGCGGGCGGCTGCGGGGCCGCAATCTGGTGGCGCCGTCGTCGCAGGGCATCCGCCCGACCGCGGACCGGCTGCGCGAGTCGCTGTTCAACATCCTGATGCACGCTTACGCCGATCCGATCGGCGACGCGCGCGTGCTCGATCTGTTCGCCGGCACCGGCGCGCTCGGCATCGAGGCCGCCTCGCGCGGCGCCAAGTTCACGCTGTTCGTCGATAACGGCGCCGAGGCGCGCGCGCTGCTGCGCGCCAATGTCGAGGCGCTGGGCCTCGGCGGAGTCAGCAAAGTGTATCGCCGCGACGCCACCAATCTCGGCCCGGCGCATCCGGTCGAGCCGTTCGCGCTGGCGTTTCTCGATCCGCCCTATCGCATGGGATTCGCAGAGAAAGCGCTGGTATCACTTCGCGATGGCGGCTGGCTCACGCCCGACGCGCTGGTGATCGTCGAGGAAGCCAAGGACGCGGGCTTTGCGGCGCCGGACGGTTTCGTCGAGCTGGAGCGGCGCGCTTACGACGATACGGAATTCACGATGTTGCGGTTCGGAGCAAGCGAGTAG
- the prmB gene encoding 50S ribosomal protein L3 N(5)-glutamine methyltransferase gives MAKKAKAKAAKKRTPAKRPARPRSAAKATPASADDDRPAKRRVAVAMPLDLETDPYAMFPGELVSLLDFVRFAVSRFAEAGVVFAHGTTDPIAEAVFLIGEALHLHPDQFEMFATARVTDHEAVGILHLIERRITTRLPSAYLVNKIYMRGVPFYVDERVIVPRSYIGELLDLHFDGGETSLIGDPEAVERVLDLCTGSGCLAILAARSFPNAVVDAVDLSEDALAVATRNVADHGLGERLTLHHGDLFAPLLQDARYDLIITNPPYVDADGMANLPAECRAEPAMAFDGGDDGLDIIRRILAEAKQHLTQDGGLLCEVGRCRPAIEQDFPHLPLLWLDSEESDGEVFWIAAADL, from the coding sequence ATGGCGAAAAAGGCGAAGGCGAAAGCCGCGAAGAAGAGGACGCCGGCAAAGCGGCCTGCCAGGCCGCGCTCCGCGGCCAAAGCCACTCCGGCCTCCGCTGACGACGACCGACCGGCGAAGCGCCGCGTCGCCGTAGCAATGCCGCTGGATCTCGAAACAGACCCCTACGCGATGTTTCCGGGCGAACTGGTCAGCCTGCTCGACTTCGTCCGCTTCGCCGTGAGCCGCTTCGCCGAAGCCGGCGTGGTGTTCGCACACGGCACCACCGATCCGATCGCCGAAGCCGTGTTCCTAATCGGCGAAGCGCTGCATCTGCATCCCGACCAGTTCGAGATGTTCGCCACCGCGCGCGTCACCGATCACGAGGCGGTTGGGATTCTCCATCTGATCGAGCGCCGCATCACCACGCGTCTCCCGTCGGCCTATCTCGTCAACAAGATCTACATGCGCGGCGTGCCGTTCTATGTCGACGAACGCGTGATCGTGCCGCGCTCCTACATCGGCGAACTGCTCGACTTGCATTTCGACGGCGGCGAGACCTCGCTGATCGGCGATCCGGAAGCGGTCGAGCGCGTGCTCGATCTATGCACCGGCTCGGGCTGTCTCGCGATTCTCGCGGCGCGCAGCTTTCCCAACGCGGTCGTCGATGCCGTCGATCTGTCGGAGGATGCGCTCGCGGTCGCAACCCGCAACGTCGCCGATCACGGCCTCGGCGAGCGGCTGACGCTGCATCACGGCGACCTGTTCGCGCCGCTGCTGCAGGACGCGCGCTACGATCTGATCATCACCAACCCGCCTTATGTCGATGCCGACGGCATGGCGAATCTGCCGGCCGAATGCCGCGCCGAACCGGCGATGGCGTTCGACGGCGGCGACGACGGCCTCGATATCATCCGCCGGATTCTCGCCGAGGCGAAGCAGCATCTGACGCAAGACGGCGGCCTGCTGTGCGAAGTCGGCCGCTGCCGCCCTGCGATCGAACAGGACTTCCCGCATCTGCCGCTGCTGTGGCTCGACAGCGAAGAGTCCGACGGCGAAGTGTTCTGGATCGCCGCCGCGGATCTGTAG
- a CDS encoding molybdenum cofactor biosynthesis protein MoaE, translating into MTVPVTIRIQDADFDIAAEIAAITAGRTDIGAVVSFSGICRGAEGDDAVAALTLEHYPGMAEDEIGRHAAEAVKRWPVTALTIVHRVGRMLPGDNIVLVLAASSHRQAAFAAAEFLMDYLKANAPFWKREERADGTRWVEAHDRDDAAAARWSKD; encoded by the coding sequence ATGACCGTTCCGGTGACGATCCGCATTCAGGACGCCGATTTCGACATCGCCGCCGAGATCGCGGCGATCACCGCCGGCCGCACCGATATCGGCGCGGTGGTGAGCTTCAGCGGCATCTGCCGCGGCGCCGAAGGCGATGATGCCGTCGCGGCATTGACGCTCGAGCACTATCCCGGCATGGCCGAAGACGAGATCGGCCGCCACGCCGCCGAAGCCGTGAAGCGCTGGCCGGTGACCGCGCTGACCATCGTCCACCGCGTCGGCCGGATGCTGCCGGGCGACAACATCGTGCTGGTGCTGGCCGCGTCGTCGCACCGCCAGGCTGCATTCGCCGCAGCCGAATTCCTGATGGATTATCTGAAGGCCAACGCGCCGTTCTGGAAGCGCGAGGAGCGCGCCGACGGCACGCGCTGGGTCGAGGCGCACGACCGCGACGACGCGGCCGCGGCGCGATGGAGCAAGGACTGA
- the moaD gene encoding molybdopterin converting factor subunit 1 — protein MKVKYFAWVRERVGLDEETIEPPAEVATVSDLISWLSARGEGYAFAFEKPGVIRTALDRTHVRPETPIAGAREVAFFPPMTGG, from the coding sequence ATGAAGGTGAAGTATTTCGCCTGGGTCCGCGAGCGGGTCGGCCTCGACGAGGAAACCATCGAGCCGCCGGCCGAGGTCGCGACCGTGTCCGATCTGATCAGCTGGCTGTCGGCGCGTGGCGAAGGCTACGCCTTCGCGTTCGAAAAGCCGGGCGTGATCCGCACCGCGCTCGACCGCACCCATGTGCGCCCCGAAACGCCGATCGCGGGCGCCCGCGAGGTCGCCTTTTTCCCGCCGATGACCGGCGGCTGA
- the pgsA gene encoding CDP-diacylglycerol--glycerol-3-phosphate 3-phosphatidyltransferase — translation MNDVSTRVPTRGAKSLTLPNILTYARIAAIPVVVGCIYAQSIMGGPLALRWVALAVFIAAAITDFLDGYYARIWDQHSAFGRMLDPIADKLLVASCLLMLAADGIIHGWTLWAAIVILCREILVSGLREYLAALRVSVPVTKLAKWKTTVQLVAIGFLLAGDAGDEVLPYTTQIGLALLWISALVTMYTGYDYFRAGIHHLIEEDSR, via the coding sequence ATGAACGATGTTTCGACCAGGGTGCCGACGCGCGGAGCGAAGTCGCTGACGCTTCCGAATATCCTGACCTATGCCCGTATCGCGGCGATTCCGGTCGTGGTCGGCTGCATCTATGCGCAGTCGATCATGGGCGGCCCGCTCGCGCTGCGCTGGGTCGCTCTGGCGGTGTTCATTGCCGCGGCGATCACCGACTTCCTCGACGGCTATTACGCCCGGATCTGGGACCAGCACTCGGCGTTCGGCCGGATGCTCGACCCGATCGCCGACAAGCTGCTGGTAGCATCCTGCCTGCTGATGCTCGCCGCCGACGGCATCATCCACGGCTGGACGCTGTGGGCCGCGATCGTGATCCTGTGCCGCGAGATCCTGGTGTCCGGCCTGCGGGAATATCTCGCCGCATTGCGGGTCAGCGTTCCGGTCACCAAGCTGGCGAAATGGAAGACCACGGTGCAATTGGTGGCGATCGGCTTCCTGCTCGCCGGCGACGCCGGCGACGAGGTACTGCCCTACACCACCCAGATCGGCCTGGCCCTGCTGTGGATTTCCGCGCTGGTGACGATGTACACCGGCTACGACTATTTCCGCGCCGGCATCCATCACCTGATCGAAGAGGATTCGCGATGA
- the uvrC gene encoding excinuclease ABC subunit UvrC, with protein MNQDPAETRDTAAAPLADTESPSPVSPELTPHPAPAAQDIDTATAELTVDEDDEARLPEIEDDSAEPADGPLAVGRAAIEQAVRLAPTSPGVYRMLNAAHDVLYVGKAKNVKKRLSSYARPTGHVMRIARMIAATVTVEIVSTATETEALLLEANLIKQLRPRFNVLLRDDKSFPYILITGDHWAPQILKHRGAQNRPGRYFGPFASVGAVNRTITALQRAFLVRSCTDSFFESRTRPCLLYQIRRCAGPCTGEVDFPGYTELVREAKDFLSGRSRAVKQELAVEMEKASNELEFETAALYRDRLAALSAIQSQQGINPRTVEEADVFAIYQEGGYSCVEVFFFRTGQNWGNRAYFPRAEKSFTPEEVLASFLAQFYDDKPPPKLILLSHDIEDCALLADALCIKAGHKVEISTPKRGEKKELVAHALTNAREALGRKLADTATQTRLLQGLATTLGLAKPPQRIEVYDNSHIQGTNAVGAMIVAGPDGFIKNQYRKFNIRSEGLTPGDDYAMMREVLERRFKRLAAAKAEGDAAKPNDDETPLWPDLVIIDGGRGQLNAARGVLAELGLETEVTLLGVAKGPDRDAGRETLFMPEREAIKLEPRDPVLYFIQRLRDEAHRFVIGSHRKLRKKDIREAGLQEIPGIGPSRKRALLHHFGTLKEIERASLGDLGKVPGISAESARRIFDFFHPGPG; from the coding sequence ATGAATCAAGACCCCGCCGAGACCCGCGACACGGCGGCCGCGCCGCTTGCCGATACCGAATCCCCATCGCCGGTCTCGCCCGAACTGACGCCGCACCCCGCGCCCGCCGCGCAGGACATCGACACCGCGACCGCCGAACTGACGGTGGACGAGGACGACGAGGCGCGCCTGCCGGAGATCGAGGACGACAGCGCCGAGCCGGCCGACGGCCCGCTGGCGGTCGGCCGCGCCGCGATCGAGCAGGCAGTGCGGCTGGCGCCGACCTCGCCCGGCGTCTACCGGATGCTGAACGCCGCGCACGACGTGCTCTATGTCGGCAAGGCCAAGAACGTGAAGAAGCGGCTGTCGTCCTATGCGCGGCCGACCGGGCACGTGATGCGGATCGCGCGGATGATCGCCGCCACCGTCACGGTCGAGATCGTTTCGACGGCGACCGAGACCGAGGCGCTGCTGCTCGAAGCCAATCTGATCAAGCAGCTCCGCCCGCGCTTCAACGTGCTGCTGCGCGACGACAAGTCGTTTCCCTACATTCTGATCACCGGCGACCATTGGGCGCCGCAGATCCTCAAGCACCGCGGCGCGCAGAACAGGCCCGGCCGCTATTTCGGCCCGTTCGCCTCGGTCGGCGCGGTCAACCGCACCATCACGGCGCTGCAACGCGCGTTCCTGGTGAGGTCGTGCACCGATTCGTTCTTCGAAAGCCGCACCCGGCCCTGCCTGCTGTATCAAATCCGCCGATGCGCCGGGCCGTGCACCGGCGAGGTCGATTTTCCCGGCTACACCGAACTGGTGCGCGAGGCGAAGGACTTCTTGTCCGGCCGCAGCCGGGCGGTGAAACAGGAACTCGCCGTCGAGATGGAGAAGGCCTCGAACGAGCTCGAATTCGAGACCGCCGCGCTGTATCGCGACCGCCTGGCGGCGCTGTCGGCGATCCAGTCCCAGCAGGGCATCAACCCGCGCACCGTCGAGGAAGCCGACGTGTTCGCGATCTATCAGGAGGGCGGCTATTCCTGCGTCGAGGTGTTCTTCTTCCGCACCGGGCAGAACTGGGGCAACCGCGCCTACTTCCCGCGCGCCGAGAAGTCTTTCACGCCGGAGGAAGTGCTGGCGTCGTTCCTGGCGCAATTCTACGACGACAAGCCGCCGCCGAAGCTGATCCTGCTGTCGCACGACATCGAGGACTGCGCGCTCTTGGCCGATGCGCTGTGCATCAAGGCCGGCCACAAGGTCGAGATCTCGACGCCGAAGCGCGGCGAGAAGAAGGAGCTGGTGGCGCACGCGCTGACCAATGCGCGCGAGGCGCTCGGCCGTAAGCTCGCCGACACCGCGACCCAGACGAGACTGCTGCAGGGCCTCGCCACCACGCTGGGACTCGCGAAGCCGCCGCAGCGGATCGAGGTCTACGACAACAGCCACATCCAGGGCACCAACGCGGTCGGCGCGATGATCGTCGCCGGTCCGGACGGCTTCATCAAGAACCAGTACCGCAAGTTCAACATCCGCTCCGAAGGCCTCACCCCGGGCGACGACTACGCGATGATGCGCGAGGTGCTGGAGCGGCGGTTCAAGCGGCTGGCGGCAGCGAAAGCCGAGGGCGATGCCGCGAAGCCGAACGACGACGAGACACCGCTATGGCCCGACCTGGTGATCATCGACGGCGGCCGCGGCCAGCTCAACGCCGCGCGCGGCGTGCTGGCCGAGCTCGGCCTGGAGACCGAGGTGACGCTGCTCGGCGTCGCCAAGGGGCCGGATCGCGACGCCGGCCGCGAAACGCTGTTCATGCCGGAGCGCGAGGCGATCAAGCTCGAGCCACGCGACCCGGTGCTGTATTTCATCCAGCGGCTACGCGACGAGGCGCACCGCTTCGTGATCGGCTCGCACCGCAAGCTACGCAAGAAGGACATCCGCGAGGCCGGCCTACAGGAAATCCCCGGCATCGGCCCGTCGCGCAAGCGCGCGCTGTTGCACCATTTCGGCACCCTGAAGGAGATCGAGCGCGCCTCGCTCGGCGACCTCGGCAAGGTTCCCGGCATCAGCGCCGAAAGCGCCCGCCGGATCTTCGATTTCTTTCACCCGGGCCCGGGCTGA